A single region of the Raphanus sativus cultivar WK10039 chromosome 1, ASM80110v3, whole genome shotgun sequence genome encodes:
- the LOC130508693 gene encoding LOW QUALITY PROTEIN: protein NETWORKED 2B-like (The sequence of the model RefSeq protein was modified relative to this genomic sequence to represent the inferred CDS: deleted 2 bases in 1 codon), with protein MLQRAASNAYSWWWASHIRTKQSKWLEHNLQDMEEKVHYTLKIINEDGDTFAIRAEMYYRKRPEIVNFVEEAFRSYRALAERYDHLSTELQSANHMIATAFPEHVPFPLDDDDDDDDDNHDKPPKPLHLIPGGTHIPEVTEIPKKEFKSQSLMLRKGPCDMKGSVSSCAVVSSGLSKEEALEEIDRIHKGILVLQTEKEFVRSSYEQAYERYWNLENEVTEMQERVVSLQDEFGVGAEIEDGEAKTLVASTALTSCKETIAKLEETQKRFAEDAETEKERIVSATERFEALRNKFEMVSKEEAKKGSSGQESKKESREVDLGENLLTNAEFAEKIDELVEKVVTLETTASSHTALVNTLRSDTDELHEHIRVVEEDKASLVSDSIDMKRRITALEDELSKVRDLFQRVEEQNNDLQKHLVDANSTAKHLSGKLQEVKMDEPSKDLDSISEDAEIIIKSEAEVKEAIVVNQETVKEEKPETKDSETESTCFGTEGEDEEERRNWRQLLPEDGKEDREKVLLDEYTSVLRDYREVKRKLGEVEKKNRDGFFELALQLRELKNAVSCEDVAFHFLPQKPESMCISHSSSSSISMAPHHQQVGDVKNTAKNKEEEGVKVKFAVTDETPRKKIPTVEEKVRGDIDAVLEENIEFWLRFSTSVHQIQKYQTAVHDLKAELSKLSSNASEAKPIYRHLREIRTELQLWLENSAVLRDELEGRYETLCNIKDEVTRMTSQSGGTKVNDSTELSSYQAAKFHGEILNMKQENKRVFNELQGGLERAKTLRTDVERVVCKLEEGLGISNAAATRSLSKNTSSSSSSSSPRKPRIPLRSFLFGVKLKKYKQQKQPSSIFACVSPSPALNKQCSYIVPPEKLPRSP; from the exons ATGTTGCAGAGAGCAGCAAGCAATGCATATTCATGGTGGTGGGCCAGCCACATCCGTACAAAACAATCCAAATGGCTCGAACATAATCTTCAag ATATGGAGGAGAAGGTACATTACACACTGAAGATCATAAACGAAGATGGAGACACTTTTGCGATAAGGGCTGAGATGTATTATCGTAAGAGGCCTGAGATTGTTAATTTCGTCGAGGAAGCGTTTCGTTCCTACCGTGCTTTAGCAGAACGCTATGATCATTTGTCCACAGAGCTTCAAAGTGCTAACCACATGATCGCCACCGCTTTTCCTGAACATGTTCCGTTTCCTCtcgatgacgatgatgatgatgatgatgacaaccATGACAAACCACCTAAGCCTCTTCATCTCATCCCCGGTGGAACTCACATACCAGAGGTCACTGAGATTCCCAAGAAAGAGTTCAAGAGCCAATCTCTGATGTTGAGAAAAGGACCTTGTGATATGAAAGGTTCGGTCTCTTCTTGTGCAGTGGTGAGTTCAGGATTGAGTAAAGAAGAGGCACTAGAGGAGATTGATAGAATCCATAAGGGGATCTTGGTGCTTCAGACAGAGAAGGAGTTTGTGAGGAGTTCTTACGAGCAGGCTTATGAAAGGTACTGGAACTTGGAGAACGAGGTTACAGAGATGCAGGAGAGGGTTGTTAGTTTACAAGACGAGTTTGGAGTTGGCGCAGAGATAGAAGACGGTGAAGCTAAGACGCTGGTGGCTAGCACTGCTCTGACCTCATGTAAAGAGACGATAGCTAAGCTCGAGGAGACGCAGAAACGATTTGCTGAAGACGCAGAAACCGAGAAGGAAAGGATTGTTTCTGCGACAGAGAGGTTTGAAGCACTGAGAAATAAGTTTGAGATGGTTAGTaaagaagaagctaagaaaGGTTCTTCTGGTCAAGAATCTAAAAAGGAATCAAGAGAGGTTGATTTGGGTGAAAACCTTCTGACTAATGCAGAGTTTGCGGAGAAGATAGATGAGCTTGTGGAGAAAGTTGTGACTCTGGAGACAACAGCTTCATCTCACACAGCATTGGTAAATACGTTGAGATCAGACACCGATGAGTTACACGAACATATTCGTGTCGTGGAGGAAGACAAGGCATCTCTTGTTTCAGATTCAATAGATATGAAGAGAAGAATCACAGCGCTTGAAGATGAGCTGAGTAAAGTTAGAGACCTGTTCCAGAGAGTGGAAGAACAGAACAATGATCTTCAAAAGCATTTGGTTGATGCTAATAGCACAGCTAAACACTTATCTGGAAAGTTACAGGAAGTGAAGATGGATGAGCCTTCTAAGGATTTAGATTCAATCTCAGAAGACGCAGAGATAATAATAAAGAGTGAAGCGGAAGTTAAAGAGGCCATTGTAGTCAATCAAGAGACTgtgaaagaagagaaaccagaGACGAAAGACTCAGAAACAGAAAGCACTTGTTTTGGCACAGAGGGAGAAGATGAGGAGGAGAGGAGAAACTGGAGGCAGCTGTTACCTGAAGACGGCAAGGAGGATAGAGAGAAGGTTCTATTGGATGAATACACATCAGTGCTAAGAGACTACAGAGAAGTGAAGAGAAAGTTGGGTGAAGTTGAGAAGAAGAACCGTGATGGCTTCTTTGAGCTGGCATTGCAGTTGAGAGAGCTCAAGAACGCTGTTTCTTGCGAAGACGTGGCATTTCATTTCTTACCTCAGAAACCTGAAAGCATGTGTATCTCTCATAGCTCTAGCTCTTCGATCTCCATGGCACCACATCATCAGCAAGTTGGAGACGTGAAG AACACCGCaaagaacaaagaagaagagggGGTTAAAGTGAAGTTTGCAGTTACTGATGAAACTCCAAGAAAGAAGATTCCAACCGTGGAAGAAAAAGTGCGTGGAGATATTGATGCGGTGCTAGAGGAGAACATCGAGTTCTGGTTGAGGTTTAGCACATCTGTCCACCAGATTCAAAAGTACCAGACAGCAGTTCATGACTTGAAAGCAGAGCTATCTAAACTCAGTAGTAACGCATCAGAGGCAAAGCCTATATACAGACACCTTAGAGAGATTCGTACAGAGCTGCAGCTATGGCTAGAGAACAGTGCAGTCCTTAGAGACGAGCTCGAGGGAAGGTACGAAACACTTTGCAACATCAAAGATGAAGTTACAAGGATGACGTCTCAATCAGGTGGTACTAAAGTAAACGATAGTACAGAGTTAAGCAGTTACCAGGCTGCAAAGTTCCATGGAGAGATACTCAACATGAAACAGGAGAACAAAAGAGTCTTTAACGAGCTTCAAGGTGGCCTTGAGCGTGCAAAAACTCTCAGAACTGACGTGGAGAGAGTTGTCTGCAAACTAGAAGAGGGTCTTGGGATCTCTAACGCGGCGGCTACAAGATCTCTGAGCAAGaacacatcatcatcatcatcatcatcatcacctagAAAGCCTAGGATTCCACTAAGGTCATTCTTGTTTGGTGTCAAGTTGAAGAAGTATAAACAGCAGAAGCAACCTTCATCAATCTTTGCTTGTGTGAGTCCATCTCCAGCACTGAACAAACAGTGTAGCTACATTGTTCCACCAGAAAAGCTCCCTAGGAGTCCCTAA
- the LOC108862637 gene encoding uncharacterized protein LOC108862637 has protein sequence MVDSISSNKRRKRTISESDIATLLQRYDATTILRLLQEMAFYADVKMDWNELVKKTATGITNAREYQMLWRHLSYRDPLLLPVDDDDAQPLDDDSDIECELEASPPVSVEASVEAIAHVKVLAASYVPRESDVLDESTSEAPLTINIPYTLPHEPSDSPWLSRGMNITFPVCLQKPTPTATEGINGDGSASISMASRKIRKRWSAEEDADLIAAVKRCGEGNWAHIARGEFRGRRTASQLSQRWPHLRKKYDTSTSGSQPGVQQTEAQIAVNHALSLALGNRPPSKKVAVGTQGNGGRPSQGQQQSKPVAVQTLSRAATTVPASKSRLGVKKTTASSTFRSDLMVTANSAAAAACMGGVSTGPSVPKVESVENASTACMPCPSGSLVVPEVEPGKTVAASSITKPVGPANARPLANGNLKPVTPSPSSVIPPLTDGSTLLSASTHLTTASKIVSSQRVSAASVPATVLPPKATAGTAICKPDGGHKEQAREDGASSLVAIQSNNMISTNSETSRGKQAAAHAQTAVLGAANQSLVDKTAVPSISGAGSKSKAKCEVNNNVGSLNKVSNACGEPTEVANVRGTGQGV, from the exons ATGGTTGATAGTATAAGTAGTAACAAGCGCAGGAAGAGAACCATTAGCGAAAGCGACATCGCCACGCTTTTGCAGAG ATATGATGCGACTACGATACTGAGGCTCCTACAGGAGATGGCCTTTTATGCCGATGTCAAGATGGATTGGAACGAGCTGGTGAAGAAGACCGCCACTGGGATTACTAATGCTAGGGAGTACCAGATGCTGTGGCGACATCTTTCGTATCGTGATCCTCTTCTTCTCCctgtggatgatgatgatgctcaGCCTCTg GACGATGATAGTGACATTGAGTGCGAGTTGGAAGCTTCTCCACCTGTCAGCGTTGAAGCATCTGTGGAGGCCATTGCACATGTCAAA GTGCTGGCTGCTTCGTATGTTCCAAGGGAGTCTGATGTCCTCGACGAATCAACATCTGAGGCTCCCTTGACGATAAACATACCTTATACTCTCCCTCACGAACCATCAGACTCTCCTTGGTTGTCAAGAGGGATGAATATCACCTTTCCTGTTTGTCTTCAGAAACCTACACCTACAGCTACCGAGGGGATAAACGGAGACGGTTCAGCTAGTATTAGCATGGCTTCACGGAAGATTAGGAAGAGATGGTCTGCCGAGGAGGATGCGGACCTGATTGCAGCTGTAAAGCGGTGTGGTGAGGGAAACTGGGCTCACATTGCTAGGGGAGagtttagaggaaggagaaccGCCTCCCAACTCTCACAG AGGTGGCCGCATTTAAGAAAAAAGTATGATACTTCGACCTCTGGTAGCCAACCTGGCGTACAGCAAACTGAAGCGCAGATAGCAGTAAACCATGCCTTATCGTTGGCTCTGGGAAACCGTCCCCCTTCAAAAAAAGTTGCAGTAG GAACTCAAGGCAATGGAGGCCGTCCTTCTCAAGGTCAACAACAGTCCAAACCAGTTGCTGTTCAAACATTGTCTCGGGCAGCAACAACAGTTCCAGCTTCAAAATCTCGACTTGGTGTTAAGAAAACAACAGCAAGCTCCACTTTCAGATCGGATTTAATGGTAACGGCTAATTCAGCAGCTGCTGCAGCATGCATGGGTGGCGTATCGACTGGTCCATCAGTACCAAAGGTTGAATCTGTAGAAAATGCGTCTACAGCCTGTATGCCTTGTCCCTCAGGTAGCCTCGTTGTGCCAGAGGTTGAGCCAGGAAAGACTGTTGCCGCTTCTAGTATTACTAAACCGGTTGGACCTGCGAATGCACGGCCTCTAGCTAATGGAAACTTGAAACCTGTGACGCCTTCACCATCTTCTGTCATACCTCCTCTCACGGATGGATCTACATTGCTTTCTGCTTCTACGCACTTGACCACTGCATCGAAGATCGTCTCCAGTCAGAGAGTTTCTGCAGCCTCTGTCCCAGCAACTGTATTACCTCCAAAGGCAACTGCAGGGACTGCTATTTGCAAACCAGATGGTGGACACAAAGAGCAAGCTCGAGAAGATGGAGCAAGCTCATTGGTTGCCATCCAGTCAAATAACATGATCTCAACAAACTCGGAGACTAGCAGGGGAAAGCAGGCTGCTGCACACGCTCAGACTGCAGTTCTCGGTGCTGCTAATCAAAGTTTGGTGGATAAAACTGCAGTGCCATCCATCAGTGGAGCTGGTTCGAAATCTAAAGCCAAATGTGAAGTAAACAACAATGTCGGTTCGCTAAACAAAGTGAGTAATGCATGCGGAGAGCCAACAGAGGTTGCAAATGTGAGAGGGACCGGACAGGGTGTTTAG
- the LOC108862630 gene encoding double-stranded RNA-binding protein 1 encodes MTANEVQSGVSNCYVFKSRLQEYAQKYKLPTPLYETIKEGPSHKPVFQSTVIVGDVRYDSLPGFFNRKAAEQSAAEVALQELAKSSDLSQCVSLPVHEMGLCKNLLQEYAQKMNYAIPLYQCQRSETLGRAPQFTCTVDLGGIKYTGAAAKTKKEAEISAGRTALIAIQSESKINLANNYSTQLTVLPCEKKTVEVVKETIIKTPKARKAEFKKKARKGKRKVAKDLEDSAIPSGPTEHCVNDQPENAETLINIEPSSCMNGFKEAAFASVETEASQA; translated from the exons ATGACGGCGAATGAAGTTCAGTCTG GTGTTTCCAATTGCTATGTGTTCAAAAGCCGGTTGCAGGAATATGCTCAGAAATACAAACTACCAACGCCTCTCTATGAGACTATCAAAGAAGGCCCTTCCCACAAACCCGTCTTTCAGTCCACAGTAATAGTCGGTGATGTCAGATATGATTCCTTACCTGGATTCTTCAACCGTAAAGCTGCAGAGCAATCAGCTGCCGAGGTTGCTCTCCAGGAATTAGCCAAATCCAGTGACTTAAGCCAATGTGTTTCACTACCTGTT CACGAAATGGGGCTATGCAAGAATCTTCTTCAAGAGTACGCTCAAAAGATGAACTACGCGATTCCACTGTATCAGTGCCAAAGGAGCGAGACTCTCGGGAGAGCTCCACAGTTCACATGCACTGTAGATCTCGGAGGCATTAAGTACACAGGAGCTGCGGCAAAGACTAAAAAAGAGGCTGAGATAAGCGCTGGGAGAACTGCTCTTATAGCGATCCAGTCAGAATCTAAAATCAACCTCGCCAACAACTACAGCACTCAGCTTACTGTGCTTCCTTGCGAAAAGAAGACAGTAGAGGTAGTGAAAGAAACCATCATCAAGACTCCAAAAGCCAGGAAGGCTGAGTTCAAGAAGAAGGCTAGGAAAGGGAAGCGCAAAGTAGCTAAGGATCTTGAAGATAGTGCCATCCCTTCTGGACCTACCGAGCATTGTGTAAACGATCAGCCAGAGAATGCTGAGACATTGATAAATATAGAACCTTCTTCGTGCATGAACGGGTTTAAGGAGGCAGCATTTGCTAGCGTGGAGACAGAAGCAAGCCAAGCATAG
- the LOC108846954 gene encoding UPF0725 protein EMB2204-like isoform X1, which yields MEVDDDYSVENDPIYHPELMMIDSQGDSSVSDRPFDGFGDLPMSDTKLMHFNYEYHVPGYRNRALVYRYAELGIHRYNLLEGTDWELFSLKSFNKGMNPCAAPYFLIMEAFDPVSWQLQPFQALVCEKALGVLDISVDIARPRGLEEPPPLCEQGCELSLPLPPWPSSEMITDTQHFYMLEEHELRNTPWVRLYLDLVHCTSSRGVSESQLSDFHILQVTIGSLYVAEPARINSTNAVVYIVYRDLVKFRGGKPSELRAIIRRVYDESTRSLSIQGKHWNPSEKKKKKRFALLKKRLGVWGAWRLRLDVYRKRTRTR from the exons ATGGAG GTTGATGATGATTACTCTGTGGAAAACGATCC GATATATCACCCCGAGCTGATGATGATCGATTCACAAGGAGACTCTTCCGTGAGTGATCGTCCATTTGAT GGCTTTGGTGATTTACCCATGTCTGACACAAAGTTGATGCACTTCAACTATGAGTACCATGTTCCTGGGTATCGAAATCGTGCCTTGGTCTATCGTTATGCCGAGTTGGGGATTCATCGTTACAATCTATTGGAG GGTACTGACTGGGAACTCTTTAGCTTAAAGAGTTTCAACAAGGGAATGAATCCTTGTGCTGCCCCCTACTTTCTTATCATGGAAGCATTCGATCCAGTTTCTTGGCAGTTACAACCATTCCAGGCTCTAGTCTGTGAAAAAGCTCTTGGTGTTTTAGATATCTCGGTCGACATAGCTAGACCTCGAGGTTTAGAGGAGCCGCCTCCACTTTGCGAACAAGGCTGCGAACTTAGTTTACCTCTGCCTCCCTGGCCCTCCTCAGAGATGATAACTGATACCCAGCATTTTTACATg TTGGAGGAACATGAGCTGCGAAACACTCCTTGGGTTCGTTTGTATCTGGATCTTGTACATTGTACCTCGAGTAGGGGTGTGTCCGAG AGTCAGCTCTCTGATTTCCATATTCTCCAAGTGACCATTGGAAGTCTCTATGTTGCAGAGCCAGCGAGAATCAACTCCACAAACGCTGTCGTTTACATTGTCTACAGAGACTTGGTCAAGTTTCGGGGTGGTAAGCCTTCTGAGCTTAGAGCAATCATTAGACGTGTGTACGACGAGTCTACGAGGTCATTGAGTATCCAGGGTAAGCACTGGAACCCttctgagaagaagaaaaagaagagatttgCACTGCTCAAGAAACGTTTAGGTGTTTGGGGAGCCTGGCGTTTGAGGCTCGATGTCTACAGGAAACGAACGCGCACTCGTTGA
- the LOC108846954 gene encoding UPF0725 protein EMB2204-like isoform X2 — MMIDSQGDSSVSDRPFDGFGDLPMSDTKLMHFNYEYHVPGYRNRALVYRYAELGIHRYNLLEGTDWELFSLKSFNKGMNPCAAPYFLIMEAFDPVSWQLQPFQALVCEKALGVLDISVDIARPRGLEEPPPLCEQGCELSLPLPPWPSSEMITDTQHFYMLEEHELRNTPWVRLYLDLVHCTSSRGVSESQLSDFHILQVTIGSLYVAEPARINSTNAVVYIVYRDLVKFRGGKPSELRAIIRRVYDESTRSLSIQGKHWNPSEKKKKKRFALLKKRLGVWGAWRLRLDVYRKRTRTR, encoded by the exons ATGATGATCGATTCACAAGGAGACTCTTCCGTGAGTGATCGTCCATTTGAT GGCTTTGGTGATTTACCCATGTCTGACACAAAGTTGATGCACTTCAACTATGAGTACCATGTTCCTGGGTATCGAAATCGTGCCTTGGTCTATCGTTATGCCGAGTTGGGGATTCATCGTTACAATCTATTGGAG GGTACTGACTGGGAACTCTTTAGCTTAAAGAGTTTCAACAAGGGAATGAATCCTTGTGCTGCCCCCTACTTTCTTATCATGGAAGCATTCGATCCAGTTTCTTGGCAGTTACAACCATTCCAGGCTCTAGTCTGTGAAAAAGCTCTTGGTGTTTTAGATATCTCGGTCGACATAGCTAGACCTCGAGGTTTAGAGGAGCCGCCTCCACTTTGCGAACAAGGCTGCGAACTTAGTTTACCTCTGCCTCCCTGGCCCTCCTCAGAGATGATAACTGATACCCAGCATTTTTACATg TTGGAGGAACATGAGCTGCGAAACACTCCTTGGGTTCGTTTGTATCTGGATCTTGTACATTGTACCTCGAGTAGGGGTGTGTCCGAG AGTCAGCTCTCTGATTTCCATATTCTCCAAGTGACCATTGGAAGTCTCTATGTTGCAGAGCCAGCGAGAATCAACTCCACAAACGCTGTCGTTTACATTGTCTACAGAGACTTGGTCAAGTTTCGGGGTGGTAAGCCTTCTGAGCTTAGAGCAATCATTAGACGTGTGTACGACGAGTCTACGAGGTCATTGAGTATCCAGGGTAAGCACTGGAACCCttctgagaagaagaaaaagaagagatttgCACTGCTCAAGAAACGTTTAGGTGTTTGGGGAGCCTGGCGTTTGAGGCTCGATGTCTACAGGAAACGAACGCGCACTCGTTGA
- the LOC108847103 gene encoding U2 small nuclear ribonucleoprotein A'-like → MSSSSLSLSLCEEQQRARRSSETLMVKLTADLIWNSPHFFNAIKERELELRGNKIPVIENLGATEDQFDTIDLSDNEIVKLENFPLLNRLGTLIINNNRITRINPNLGEFLPKLHTLVLTNNRLVNLVEIDPLASIPKLQYLSLLDNNITKKPNYRLYVIHKLKSLRVLDFIKVKAKERAEAAALFSSKEAEEEVKKVSREEVKKMPDATEDSETPKVVAPTQEQILAIKAAIINSQTIEEIARLEQALKFGQVPAGLIVPDPVHSNVATKDGKPTSGGDPMEE, encoded by the exons ATGAGTTcttcgtcactctctctctctctatgcgAAGAGCAGCAGAGAGCGAGAAGAAGCAGTGAAACCCTAATGGTGAAGCTCACGGCTGATTTGATCTGGAATAGTCCTCATTTCTTCAATGCCATTAAGGAGAGAGAGTTGGAGCTACGAG GCAACAAGATCCCCGTGATCGAGAACTTGGGTGCTACTGAG GACCAGTTCGATACGATTGATCTATCTGATAATGAGATAGTTAAGCTAGAAAACTTTCCCCTCCTCAACCGCTTGGGAACTTTGATCATTAATAACAATCGGATCACCCGGATAAATCCTAATCTTGGAG AGTTCCTGCCTAAGCTGCACACTTTGGTTCTTACAAATAACAGGCTTGTGAATTTGGTTGAAATTGATCCCCTTGCCTCCATTCCAAAGCTTCAGTACCTTAGTTTGCTGGATAATAATATCACCAAAAAGCCGAATTATCGCCTTTATGTGATTCACAAGCTAAAATCACTACGAGTACTTGATTTCATCAAAGTCAAAGCCAAG GAGAGAGCTGAAGCTGCGGCTTTGTTTTCATCTAAGGAAGCAGAAGAGGAGGTTAAGAAGGTATCTAGGGAGGAGGTTAAAAAAATGCCAGATGCTACGGAAGATTCAGAGACTCCAAAAGTGGTGGCCCCAACACAAGAGCAGATTTTAGCTATCAAG GCTGCAATTATCAACTCCCAGACGATAGAAGAAATTGCCAGACTCGAACAGGCTTTGAAGTTCGGCCAGGTTCCTGCAGGCCTGATAGTTCCTGATCCTGTTCATTCCAACGTTGCCACAAAAGACGGGAAGCCTACATCTGGTGGTGATCCCATGGAG GAATAG